From the Juglans microcarpa x Juglans regia isolate MS1-56 chromosome 3D, Jm3101_v1.0, whole genome shotgun sequence genome, the window gcaaattaaattttcctaatttgagcacctcccacttcacccaatcaccaagcccCCAAGCGAACGCCCCTCACCTCTTGGACACCTATAAATATTTCCCTCtccttctcatttcacccacaccacagCTCCAAGCATCCTCTTGAACCTTGAAACATTttcccctcttagagatcaaaagagtgcaaaccgagtgagttttagtgagttcttgagtgttcttgtgtaaggcagcCTAGAGTGCTTGAAAGGCCACAAAATTTGCAAGtcttcttccttttgatcttagctagcatgtcaagttttgtttccaatttttggtacgaaatttggttgagtcTTGAGAAGattatgatgcttaatgcaaaatcGGATCAATTAAAGGAATGGTTGAATggttgaatgtttttaattaaaaatttagctatgacatgtcctaagcatgattttatatgatctaacattgtcctaacatgattatgtaatgttaaatttgtgattagaagcattttatgatagattttaaatctatcttgttttgattatcaagcaTGAATCGGCATATTTCTGATTAAAGTTTTCTTATCTTTGATTAattattgggatgaacttgattgctcaaggattagacttcataatgtttctaaagatgttagtgatcattagtgattaaataaaatctcatatgcatgcattcatagggatcaatagttgaaaatacacataGACATCAACTAGAATGCATGCCATTAGTTGGGACTAATTGGacaagttccactttgaattttgaaaatccaagggtatagatggttttagaatgccaaaaatataaattccatGAAATCtggttaaatttgaaattcgtttgcaattagtgaaaatttgggacctaaatgacaatttttgaaagtcaagagatatttttgtaaatacctaatttttgaaacctttgatttttaacctatccataagagtattaaccctaacttaaTATACAAATGATTTACGCAGTTACGAcgctaatttcaaatttcttcgaaagtttgtaagttggcctctaacttacaccttaataaatttcttatgaattattaataaatgcttcatttattcttcaattatcattttgagtatAAATTATCATGTCAAAtgacacattgagtgcatacgtacataacatatgacattttcaccatttttatatattacatttataaatgtcattttttttttatgaaatttactacatatgcacttgtcatgaaaaatatttttttaaagtttagcatgaaaatcattttgtcatgaccccaaaggccaggatggagaattatcctggtggaactcctctgtccactatGGAGTGTtcaataatggagtggtaacccccggattgacgaagaacagtcaacatgcttcaaatggattctttttaaataacGCCGGAGCGAAGTTAACATATTATGACACCTAACGTTAGTGGGTGTacaagttataatttttatgatgttatgttatttaccaatgcattgagaacgagtctatagacaacgtagtttcaacgtaagttatactacgGTTACCGGCAGGTACttacagtgcatatggggaactgtgacattattacacgttatgttattaattaagataatgatgttagtctatgatgatgaaagtttatgatgaaatttttatgaagaagttatgtcttttaaaaaatgatgacgaaattacttactgagtaaaaatcagtcttcatatttttaaaagatgttgatgaatctggatgggagacatgcattgcatatttatcatttttcataattggTTTATCTTTGTatcagttagttgtttaacttattgagatttcgagtaaatctcaccttTTTATGGGACCACTATACTCAGAATAATAGACGTTGTGTCAGGAATCGACCAGAACGAGATTGATTGAGCACTGGATTcacatgattgaggaggagctgGATCTGGAGAGAAAGctgaacttaattttgatgttcatagctcAAGTTCTTTATGTCTTAGATtacatgaagagaatgatatgactttgtatataagtctatgctactttaggattttgaacatgatgattatctaatgaagttgagatgttttagttattctggaatatttttcaccttaactttttattttcgttgcaattattgcatactgctagttgcatactaagatgcattacatattaactgtcatgagcgggggtatgtaaccttatgttgcatgtcccaacactctaagtctccgttccatcccaagccGAGATTGAGGGCGCCACAACCACCcactaatatttcaaaaaatttcactTAATGGAAAAATGAGGATAATCTGAATGTCCATGAAATACAATCACAAAATGATAGTCATAATCATCAACTTGACACAATTAAAGTCAGAGTTTAAATGTGATTGAGAGACAAAATCAGTGTAAATAGATCAAGTATATAAGACAACATATatgtctaaaattaaatatgaacttgaaaatcatatatttacaaataatactTATAACaagttacaaaattaatatgcaTACAAAACATGCTTAGAGAGAGAATACATATATGCATAGATCATATAAGACACTGACTATTCACCAGAAGATTTATCACAATATTCAGTACACTATAGCCCGTCgaaaaatgtgtaaataatattcaaaattataaaatagtgtCTTATGGTGGtactaaaatttttcaaaaaatatataaaaatttaataggGCGAGTAAATAAatactggaaaaaaaaaaaacaaaaaacattgtTCCTGGGGCCACACATGCCGCACACGCCACTTGTTGCGTGTGAGAAATGTTTTGGCGGGAgaattcatcttcaacctccgtCGGTCTGAAAACGGGTCAAGAGTCTGCATTCCGGGTCAACGGGTTTTCCAATGGATCTTTCTCAATTTCTTGCAATTCTTGggtcaaaaaacaaaattaatttaagggAAACAATATTGAGTACCcgaaaaaatacatatatgatgttttaaaacaatGAGTATCCATATTTAGTGTAGATTAATCAAACTTTGAAATGGGTATGAACCCTAGTTTTGCAAGACTCAAAACCGAAACAAAGCAACGAATTAAAGATATCTAAAGCTAGTAAACTGCATTCCAGAAAACGATTTTGATATGAATTTGATCAGTCGTTTATgtaattcaattttcttttcaaaaatggttccgaaaaataaaaaaatattaaacaaatcCATAACCATAAGGGCcaattaatatatcaaaagagaaaggagattaacaagaataaaagcCCTAACGATTTGAagatttacaataaataaatttaaacgaaTTTGATTTTGAGTGATTGGTTTGTATatagaaaaactgaaaatacaATCTTAGGaacatccttttatttttacgaAAGATTCTAATCCTAGCATGGAGGCTCTAATACCAAATGTAAAATCTAGAAAACATGCTAGAAAGAAGAATCTTAATGGATGAATACAGCATAGGAAATATAGAAAATGTACCTGCAAAAGTCATGATTAAAGAATGCATATATATCTTCCCCTCTTTACTCACAAAATATCAGCTTTCAATAAGGCAAGCCAATGGATGTatggagaggagaggagaggagaccTAGTCTCTTGTAAATAGAAAACTTATGAAGTCCTTCCATTAAGGACTCAAATTCCAATAGGGTCTAGAAAAATTCTAGAATAAGACCCATAAGCTTCGAGGCCTACACACGTAATGATCATTCAACTTAACATGTTAAATTAAAGTACCTTTGtaagctatatatatttaacccgttttataaaacataggggtgatacccgcataTGCAAGGGCGAGGTCACCCCTTCCCCGCACCTAGCGGGTGATGTTTTCACCCCCgcacccccccccccgggcCCCCGCCCCGCTGTCGGGTGACGGGGGCGGACATCCCATCCACCCCACCCATTTCAATCTCATTcgatctaaaaattattttagagtccaaaaatattttttgggacccAAAcccaaataattatataattaaaatataaaattaaaattaaaattaaaatatataacaataatttaaaaaccgATAACATAAAAActagatattaatttttaaatttgttatactTGTTTACAAGTGTGTTAGACTTGTTTACAATATTGCATTGCATTGGCCACCTAGGCCAACCATTATATAGGAAGCTAAGGCAATACAAGCGTCTTATTTGAGTAATGTGTGACTCaccccacccccgcatgggcTGTATGGGATAGCCCGCCCGCCTATGCGGGAGTGGGGCGAACGGGGGCAGGGTAGCGGGAGGTGGGCCCCCGCTGCCCGCCCctaataaaaatcaaatgaagCTCATATTAgctcatatttaaaattattctaacaGTTCATCCAATAGGCTTATGGGTCCTCATATTGAGATTTTGCAAATTGACGTTTGCCCTTTTTCATTAATTGAGTGTACTTAATTATGGCTTTGCTAAGAAATAATAGTGCTAAATACAAGCTCGAGTATgcaaaaactttgaaaaaagtgtgCGTCATAGTTTTGGATAatgcgtgtgtatatatatatatgccatggATTTTGCAAAATAACTTGTCACTATATCCATACTATTACAGCTGAACTGATGATTACAAAAAGTACTGGAAATCTATCACTTTCTCTGCACTACCACCGATTCAATTACCCAATATTTTGCTCTCTTCCTCGCCCTGCCAGGAAATTAGCAAGGAAAATATAGCGGCTTGGCATATAAGGTACAACCAAGACGGTTGCTTTGACACGTTTAGATGACCATCTATGTACAAACAGGCCGTGTTGTTTCATCTATGTGGCTTTAACTTTCTTTAATTTACTTGTTTGCTCCGGTTGATCTGTATTTGTAACGGATTGCCCATAAAAGGTAGTTCAAGAAATTCAAGGCGCTCAGCACGCACATCAGCCAGTAGAATCGTTCCAGTTGAAAATGATTCAAGTTGCTGCCGGAAAGCCAGGGCCTGTGCTTGGAGATGCCTGTGACATTGTTAACAATGGATACAATGACGGAGCTGAGGTAGTACCCCACGGCCAAAGAAGCCCAGGAAAAAGATGTAGCCAGGGATCTCATACTCGAAGGTGCCTCTGTAAAGAAAAATTCCAGCAACCCGGCCAAGGTGAAGAGATCTGCAGACCCAAGGAACAAATACTGGAAAGCAATCCAAAAGAAGGTGATGGGTAATGGATGCTCAGAGTCTAGTAGGCCCGAGTTGGTGGCCACTCTCTTCCGCTTTATCTCGACAAGAGCTGCCGTCGCCATGGCTATAATCGAAAGAACTAAACCGATTCCAATCCGTTGGAGATGAGTGATTCCCATTTCGGATTTGGTTACTTTTCGAGCGAACGGGATGATGAGATGGTCATAAACTGGTGCAAGAATCATGATGAAGGTTACAGGGAAAATGGGAAGCGAGGCCGGTGGGACTTTTAAGGAACCGAGCTTGGTGTCCATTGTTGCAGCTTGTTGGACTGAAAACGTGGAGAGCTGAGCTAGGCAGCAGTTCAGCATTATGGTGCAGGCAAATATGGGGAATAGTTTTAGCACAATTTTGACGTCTTCTACCTGCTGCATCGTGCATTGTAGTGCTTTGTGGACTGGGTTGTCTACCGCCGCTATGTTTAGGAATTTGAAGCTTTCTGTTGGAGCATCAGTAGACTCCCTTGTTTTGGCATTCTCTTCAGCTTCCTTGCTGGTAAAAGTTGGTGAGGAAGGGCTTGTGGCCATGCTTGCAACAGCATTGCTCGGGCTTCTGCTTATGCAGCCTTTCGGGCTTCTGCTTATGCAGCTGTTGAGTGTGGCAGCAACCAAAACCTGTTTAATCATAAAACAGAGTAAGTCGGTTTACATGGGAAGATGAAGACAGATTATCGGGAAAGCATCAATATATCCGACAATTGCAGAGGATATACCATTCATAGCTTATACGTTTGTCCCACGCTTACCTTGAGAATGGTTGTAAGTGGGCTTCCACAAGGTATTTTGTTCCTGTAAGTAGCCGAACCGGCTAGGAAGAGTGGGATGGATAAAAGGATACTAATGGTAGAGATTCCAAAACCCCATTCCCACCCCTTATTGTCTTCAATCCACACTACCAATGTTACTGCAATAAGGCCGCCGCATGAGAGACAGAATACAAAGTAGTTGAAGAAGGTTGATCTCTGCTTCCTTCCCTGTGGTGTGTCCTCATCAAATTGCTCAGCCCCATGTGCTGGCAGTGATCCCTTTATTCCTCCAACGCCTAGGGCCACCAGATACAGACCTAGGAACAGCATTGCAGCTTTTCCTCCATGAGCTTCCTGGCAAGGAATGTTGAGGTTGGCTGGGTCACATGCTGATGGCTTTAGGGAAGGTGACCTTGCTTGCACAGTAAGTACAACCAAGCCCTGTTTCAGCAGTTGCAATCAGTCAAGACAGGGAAAAGTGAGAAGCAAtgtttattgataatttttaagtAACTCGATATATTTCTCAAATTCTGACAGTACATAGGTCTAATGCAAATTTTCATTCAAGTTGATTTTTCTGAGTGTTGAACTTTTGTAATCTAATATCTATATCCCATCCCAAATTCCTAATCACTTCTTAAAACTTACCATTGTACTTTAAGTAAATTTTAGGCTGCAATCGAGCCGATTCTTGGAAACTGAACCTCAATCTAAGGCCATAAGAGTCGGGAGTGTCACTTCCAACCCACAAAGCCAACCAATCATGACCCAAAAATTGCATAACAGCCATATATCTTAGATAATTAGATCCTTTGCCACATATCCTGCTAGTGGGGCTCTATACAAAGCAACAAACAGAAGTGCAGGGCCTTCCTGTAGGAGTGTGGGTTGCGGGGCCGGACTACAAAAAACAAGGTTCCCTTTAAAGTGACTCGTCAAGCTATTTTTGGAGTAACATAGACTGAACCATGAGCAAGAAAACATCAATGCAATCTATCTGGTTTGGCACCAAAAAAAGCGGGCTCCAAAGGCACGTGTACTGATGCCCCACATCCAATTCCTGGACTGTGTTGCAATTTGCAAAGATAGGGACTCTCTCATATCTTTAGATGTGGTTGGCACTGAAGTGGATCACACCTATTGGTCGCACTTTGATAGACTTTTATGGGGTCTATCAAAGGGGATTGGAAACCATACACTTGGTTACTATTGCCATA encodes:
- the LOC121256364 gene encoding protein NRT1/ PTR FAMILY 4.6-like, coding for MEEEQQLTRWEGYVDWRRRPALRGRHGGMLAASFVLVVEILENLAYLANASNLVLYLSEYMHFSPTKSANNVTNFMGTSFLLALLGGFLSDAFFTTYHIYLISAVIEFLGLVVLTVQARSPSLKPSACDPANLNIPCQEAHGGKAAMLFLGLYLVALGVGGIKGSLPAHGAEQFDEDTPQGRKQRSTFFNYFVFCLSCGGLIAVTLVVWIEDNKGWEWGFGISTISILLSIPLFLAGSATYRNKIPCGSPLTTILKVLVAATLNSCISRSPKGCISRSPSNAVASMATSPSSPTFTSKEAEENAKTRESTDAPTESFKFLNIAAVDNPVHKALQCTMQQVEDVKIVLKLFPIFACTIMLNCCLAQLSTFSVQQAATMDTKLGSLKVPPASLPIFPVTFIMILAPVYDHLIIPFARKVTKSEMGITHLQRIGIGLVLSIIAMATAALVEIKRKRVATNSGLLDSEHPLPITFFWIAFQYLFLGSADLFTLAGLLEFFFTEAPSSMRSLATSFSWASLAVGYYLSSVIVSIVNNVTGISKHRPWLSGSNLNHFQLERFYWLMCVLSALNFLNYLLWAIRYKYRSTGANK